A region of the Acinetobacter defluvii genome:
TTGATCAGTTCCCGATTCTGACGGTTTCCGCTATGCGTCTACTGTTGGGTTCTGCGATTTTGGCATTGATTTTTAAAATTTGGCAGATCGATTTTAAACAGATCAATTGGTCAGCCATCATTCGCTATGGTATCGCTTTGGCAGGAATGAATGCGCTGTTCTATTTATCCATTGACCGTTTGCCTTTAGGGATTGCTGTTTCTTTTGAGTTTATTGGTCCACTCAGTGTGGCACTGTTTTATGCCCGTCAAAAGTTTGATTTTATCTGGATTGGACTGGCAATCTTAGGTTTAGTTTTACTGTTTCCTTTTGATCAAAGTCAGCAAAGCTTAGACCCGATTGGAATTGCTTTCGCTTTGGGTGCAGGCGCATGTTGGGCAATGTACATCATTTTCGGGCAAAAACCATCAGGTATTTCAGGCAATCATACTGTCTGTTTAGGCATGTTTATTGGCATGCTCTGTCTAATGCCAATTGCGATTTTTGCAGGTATGCCATTATCTACTTTCCATGCTGATAACTTAATGTTACTGATGGCTTTGGCGATTCTTGCCAGTGCTTTACCTTTTAGCTTGGAAATGGTTGCCTTGCGTACATTATCCCCTTTTGCTTTTGGCACATTGACCAGTTTAGAACCTGCGATTGCCGCACTTTCAGGCTTTGTATTCTTACATGAGCAATTATTATGGACACAATGGTTAGCATTGGTCGTGATTATTGCAGCATCTATCGGCTGTACTTATACCACGCAACAAGCCAAAAGAGCCGTTGAAGAAAAATTGAAAAAGTAATGTGAAATGTGATGAAAATGCAGATCTAAACCACAATCACTTGTTTTTCGATCGGTAAATCAGGATGGATTTGCAATACGGTTAAACGCATATCAAATACAGCACCTGTGTCAATAAAATAACAATTGTGGCGTTTGGTCACCAGATCGACCACCGTATGCCCAAGAAAAACAAGATCAATCCCTTGAATACTTTGAAAATTTTTCTTGGTAGCATTTCGCACACGAGAACGCCCCCAAAGTGCGATTTCACGGTATTTTTCCTGATGAATATTGGCTTTTAAAACAGCCCAATCATTTTGTTCAATATCACCATGTACAAAGCCGTACTTTTGCCCGAGATATTCAACTTCTAAAATAATTGGCATTTTTTGGCAGAGCTCAACCACTCGATTTTTATCGACTTCTGGTAAGGCATAAAACCACTCCCCACCATGTTGTGCATGTAAACGTGCCATGATCGGATCAATCGCAGAATACAAACACATTTCTTCATGATTGCCGATAACGCTTTTAAACCATGGTTCATGAACCAAATTTAGGCATTTTAGACTGTCAGTACCTCGATCTACCAAATCTCCCACACAAACCAATAGATCCTGTTGAAAATCAAATTGAAGTTTGTCGAGTGCTTGCATTAATTCGCTATAACAACCATGCAGATCACCCACCACAAACAATCGTCCCTGCGTGTGATGATAATATTCAATCGGGTTATTAAACTGCATGCTTTTCCTCTGTTATCATGCTATTGCACAGGCTTGAATATGTTGATTTTGCTGTGCCAAAGTCAAATATTTTTCGGCATTTTTCTTGTTTTTCCGAATGCCTAAACCTTGTGAATAGGCTTGATAAAGTTCAAAATATGCATCCACATCGCCACCATCCGCAGCTTTAACCAATAATTCTACGGTATATTTAAGGTCAGACTCTACTCCTTGCCCTTCACGATACATTTGTGCCAACAAATAAGAAGCCCGTGCTGAGTTTGCTTGCTGTGCCAAATCTAACCATTGAATCGCTTGCACAAATTGCTGCTGACGCTGTTCATGGATTGCCATACATAACATTGCTTGGACATGTGCATTTTTTGCAGCAGCAGTAAGCAAAGGGAGATGACGAGGATCATCAAGATTTAATAGCATCGCCAGTTCAAATTGTGCATCTGCATTGCCTTGCTGTGCAGCCTGCCCCAACCACTGTATGCCATATTCAGGATTTTTTTCTGCACCGATCCCCATACGCAAACATTGCCCATAAGAAAATTTTGCAGCACTATGTCCATGCAATGCGGCGAACTGTAAGAACTGGCACGCTTGTTTATTTAGCTGTATTTTCTCTGCTTCATCTCGTACCCCATCAGCTTTAGCTAAATTTTGAATCCCAACCCAATACGATGCTTCAATATGCCCTAATTGTGCAGCTTTCATTAAAAACTCATACGCAACATTTGGATCGCCTTTTGGATCTTTTTCCTCGATTAATGCACGTACATAGCACCCATAAGCATCATTTTGCTCTTGTGCCTTTTGTGCATACTTAAAGGCTTTTTTATCATTGCCTTGTTTGAAATATTGAAAGGCTAATAGCGCACTGGCAAAGCTGTCGTTTTGTGCCAAATCTTCTAATTTTTCAATTACTATATTTTGATCAAAAACAGAATTTTCAATACAGGCTTTTAAACTCAGCTCATGTTGATTGTGTTGATAATTATGAATCAATAAATTTAAAGCAGCATCCGCATTATTTTCTAAAATATGTAAAGCAGAGGCATAGATTGCTTCAGGATGATTTAAATCCACTGCTTGTTTTAAATATTCCAAGCCTTGCTCGGCACTGACATTTGGACTTAAAGATTGCAGTCCAATATGTGCCAATTCCACCATCGCCAACGCATCGCCTAATTGTGCGGCATGTTGAAAAAATAAAATTGAGGATCCAATATCTTGTGGTAAATAATGCCCGATTAGATGCCATTGTCCCAATCGTGTACTGGCTGCTGCAAAGCTGTTATTTGATGCATTCACCAAAAGATCAACACGGTGCTGTGCATCTTGGTTGCTTTGTGCAAAACCAATTTTTTCTAATTCTAAAACATGCTGATAGTTTGCAGCATGATCATCCCCATCAACAACCGTATTTTTCGATTGTAAAGATGATTGGTTGTCTATTTTAATGTCTGACATTTAATTACCCATTGTATCGCATCACAATTTAGCGATTTGATTGTTTTATTCTTTTCGCTATTTCACTCTTTTTAATTTAAAAATTTAAAATAAAAAATATGAGCATTGATAAAAGAACTCTAATTCGTTGAATATTTTAAACAATCATTCAACCTCAGATCAGATATATCTTAATGAGAATCTCACCTTTTTGAAATAATAAAATGCTAGAATGTTGTGATATTTACTTTTTTCAGAGCTATGCAAAACTCTCAACTGCTCGCTGTTTTTTATATGATTATGTCAATGGTGGCATATCAGATCAGTGCATCTTTTGCGAAACAATTATTTCAAGTCTTAGACCCTTTAACTGTCGTTACCTTACGGTTATGTTTCGCTGCTATTTTAGTTTTTGTAATGTTTCGCTCTTGGAAAATCATCAAACGTTTACCTCATTTAAAATGGAAAGATTTGCTATTTTATAGTGCCTCAGTCTGTTTGATGAATGTGTTGTTTTATGCCTCACTCGGCAAACTACCACAAGGTATTGCGGTCGGTTTAGAGTTTTTAGGACCGCTCACTTTAGCATTGCTCTCGATTCGCCGTAAGATAGATTATATTTGGGTTTGTCTTGCAATTATTGGCATTGCTTTAATGGTACCGTGGCAAGATGCACAGCAACATAACTTTTCTTATCTCGGTGCAGCATTTGCATTGAGTGCGGGTGTATTTTGGGCTTTTTATATTTATTTTGGACAAAAAGTCGTACGGCAAAATATTGGGATGCATGCACTGACCATTGCGATTGCCTTGTCTGCATTGGTGATGTTACCAATCAGCGCAGTCCATAATCCGAGTGCTTTAATGCAAACCCAATACTGGGGACAGGCATTGATCATTGCGCTTTTAGCTACCGCTATTCCTTATGCATTGGACTTGATGGCGCTTAAAACTTTAAGCAAACTCAGTTATGGCACACTGTCTAGCCTTTCTCCTGCTTTAGCTGCGATTGCAGGCATGGTTTTGCTGAAAGAACATATTACGATTTGGCAAAGTATCGCTTTAGTGTGCATCATGGTGGCTTCAATTGGCGTAACATTTAAACCTAAAACGCAAACGCTTGAACATTAATCTAATAAAATTAAAAATGGGCTGAAATCCTCAGCCCAATTGATCTTTTAAGTCAAACTGTCTTTTTCTTTGGCTTTATATTTTTTATATTCAGCAAGATATTGTTTGGCTAAACTTTGTTTTTGCTTTTCATCTAAAATCTTTCCTGCTTGTTGAAAGAA
Encoded here:
- a CDS encoding EamA family transporter, producing MSNLKNTPHLHALILLFIAMISMQSSGSLAKILFDQFPILTVSAMRLLLGSAILALIFKIWQIDFKQINWSAIIRYGIALAGMNALFYLSIDRLPLGIAVSFEFIGPLSVALFYARQKFDFIWIGLAILGLVLLFPFDQSQQSLDPIGIAFALGAGACWAMYIIFGQKPSGISGNHTVCLGMFIGMLCLMPIAIFAGMPLSTFHADNLMLLMALAILASALPFSLEMVALRTLSPFAFGTLTSLEPAIAALSGFVFLHEQLLWTQWLALVVIIAASIGCTYTTQQAKRAVEEKLKK
- a CDS encoding metallophosphoesterase, with the translated sequence MQFNNPIEYYHHTQGRLFVVGDLHGCYSELMQALDKLQFDFQQDLLVCVGDLVDRGTDSLKCLNLVHEPWFKSVIGNHEEMCLYSAIDPIMARLHAQHGGEWFYALPEVDKNRVVELCQKMPIILEVEYLGQKYGFVHGDIEQNDWAVLKANIHQEKYREIALWGRSRVRNATKKNFQSIQGIDLVFLGHTVVDLVTKRHNCYFIDTGAVFDMRLTVLQIHPDLPIEKQVIVV
- a CDS encoding tetratricopeptide repeat protein translates to MSDIKIDNQSSLQSKNTVVDGDDHAANYQHVLELEKIGFAQSNQDAQHRVDLLVNASNNSFAAASTRLGQWHLIGHYLPQDIGSSILFFQHAAQLGDALAMVELAHIGLQSLSPNVSAEQGLEYLKQAVDLNHPEAIYASALHILENNADAALNLLIHNYQHNQHELSLKACIENSVFDQNIVIEKLEDLAQNDSFASALLAFQYFKQGNDKKAFKYAQKAQEQNDAYGCYVRALIEEKDPKGDPNVAYEFLMKAAQLGHIEASYWVGIQNLAKADGVRDEAEKIQLNKQACQFLQFAALHGHSAAKFSYGQCLRMGIGAEKNPEYGIQWLGQAAQQGNADAQFELAMLLNLDDPRHLPLLTAAAKNAHVQAMLCMAIHEQRQQQFVQAIQWLDLAQQANSARASYLLAQMYREGQGVESDLKYTVELLVKAADGGDVDAYFELYQAYSQGLGIRKNKKNAEKYLTLAQQNQHIQACAIA
- a CDS encoding EamA family transporter, with translation MQNSQLLAVFYMIMSMVAYQISASFAKQLFQVLDPLTVVTLRLCFAAILVFVMFRSWKIIKRLPHLKWKDLLFYSASVCLMNVLFYASLGKLPQGIAVGLEFLGPLTLALLSIRRKIDYIWVCLAIIGIALMVPWQDAQQHNFSYLGAAFALSAGVFWAFYIYFGQKVVRQNIGMHALTIAIALSALVMLPISAVHNPSALMQTQYWGQALIIALLATAIPYALDLMALKTLSKLSYGTLSSLSPALAAIAGMVLLKEHITIWQSIALVCIMVASIGVTFKPKTQTLEH